One Drosophila teissieri strain GT53w chromosome X, Prin_Dtei_1.1, whole genome shotgun sequence genomic window, ACGCAATGGAGGGGAAAAGCGGAGtaaaggggggagggggactCCAACCGACTGGCGCCAGTGGCTCCCATTATCTGACCACCGCCATCAGGGTCAACTCATTCCAGCAGTTCCTTTGTTTGTCCCCCCCttaaccaaaaaccaaaaacccagaGACTCGAGACCCGAAAAATCCAAAACCCATTTTTGGACTCTTTGTGAAACTTGAGAACACTTAgcgatggaaaacaaaaactacaaaataaacaaataaatggaataaaaaagcgaaaagagagGGCGAGAGAGCGAACAAAGAGAGTCTGGGCCGTGTCAGAAGTTCACACAAAACTTGTGAAGTTCCTACGATCCTTGGAGTGAAGTGCCTTTCGGTGGAGTGGCCGGCCAGCCCAATCCCTAGATGTTTTTTATGGCGAATTGCAAGGCGGCGCCGGAAGCTGTTCAGACAACCTCGACCAATTAGCCAGCCATTTATCCAGCCAACAATCCATCAAGTCATCCAGCCATCCCGCCATCCATCCAAGGCAGCTGCATTCGGTGACTGGACTAACCCACAATTGCGCAGGACTTTGGCCATATCACTGACCCTAATCTAGACGATTGCGGTACGAAAAGTTGCTAGACTTAttactaaattaaaaaataataaataataaaatctttGTAAGTATTTTAATgtgaatttaaaatcaattagaaCTTGATTTCTATACTGTTTAATTCtataatgtttaattaaaaccgtTTTCATTCATATTCACCACTTATTGTTTCAAGTATAAAGATCTAGATAGTCCATGCTAGCTTACACAATCCACAAAAACAATCAGACGCATGCAAACGGCATTATGTGAACAATGAAAGGCTTTTAGTACCTGCAAATGGAACCACACGCAGGTGGACTAATGATACACACATCGATTTTGGCATTCATGTAAATTCAAGTAATTCAGTAGGTTTCAGTCCAAATGTTGACTTTGGATCCGATGCTAGGGCATCAGTTTTGAGTTCACCTCCGAGCCGCGTCGGCGAGCAATGTTCCTGAAACGGAAATGCCGCAAGAGAAACGCCATCCGCCGGAGTCCAGGACGCAGCGCTTCCTGCAGACTTTGGTCATCTTTCGGCGCAGCCTCATCTACCAGACGAAGGAGTTCTTCCAGAACTCGACGCTCCATGGCGTGCGATACATTGCCGAATCCGGCCGTCCCGTCGGCGAGAAGTTCATGTGGTTCTGCTTCACGTCCATCGGAGCGGTCACCGCGCTGGTCATCATCATGAGCCTGTGGGAGAAGTTCCAGACCAATCCGACCATCACCGGTCTCGACACCGACTTCCACAACCAGAACGTGGTCTTCCCCACCACCGTCGTCTGTCCGGAGACGGCATTTGACCACGACAAGACCTACGAGAAGGTTTACAACACACTGGCGTGAGTACaagaaattgtaaaaaaaaagggaatatacataaattagATACAATTAGCCACTGAGATTGTGCCAAAGTTGGTTAATATTAAGGTAGATAGTATTTTGTGATTGCAGTAACTACGACGAGGCGCAGGCCCAAATGTATACCCCATTTCTGCGGATTCTTACCTCCCTGAGCTTCGAGAGCATTCGGGACGCCAAGGTGCTGTCGCAGTCGATTCCGCAGAACCTGCTGGATGCCCACACCATCCGGGAGTGGGCCTTCGAGGGCCACATTGACTGCAAGAACGTCTTCGTGTCCTGCAAGTATCGCGACGAGGACATACCCTGTTGCGACCACTTCGAGCCCATTTACACGGAGCACGGCTTTTGCTACGCCTTCAACAGTCGCTTCAAGTCCACGCCCACCGAAGAGTAAGTTTCCCCGCATCGGAATCTAATCTGAACTGAGTTTCATTGGGtgacaatatatattttattgcacaGCGTTAAGACCGGTGCACCTCATGATCTCTACGAAACCGACAAGAAGTGGGCGCTCTTCTTCATACCCAACAGCACTTCAAGTGTAAGTTGTTCACTTTCCACTATGAACAATATGACTTTCTAAGTTCCTAAACCATTTCTCACCATTATGAATTTGAATAACAATTATGATCAATTCAGATCTATATCTTCTCGAACGAGGAGTACTTCGGTTCGGATTTCAATGCCCAGATCGATTGGTCGGAACCGCAGCTGGTGGAGGTGAGGATCTCCAAGAAGAACACCTACACCACGGACGATGCGCGCCAGCTGTCCATTGGCCAGAGGAAGTGCATCTTCAGCGACGAGGTGAAGCTCAACTATTTCCCAGATGCCTACACATTCTCCTCCTGCATGAAGCAGTGTCGCATGAACAAGGCCATCAAGTTGTGCAAGTGCAATCCGCCGTTTTATAAGCCCATACGTGAGTCAACAAATTTACCCATCTAttgcataattattattattattattattattattattattattattattagccAATGTGCCCATGTGCTCGATGAAGGACTTCGATTGCCTCGATGAGTTCAAGAGCAACATTACCAACATCAAGGATTGCCTGCAATGCGAGCTCAGTTGCTCGAAAACCGTTTTCAACATTGATAAGCTGATAAAAATGttcgtttttccaaatacttGTATCTAAGATAGTAACCAGATGTATgatcatatatcatatatttcAGGAGCGATCGACCAGAGAGCTTGGGTGTGCTGGTGGAGTTTCTCACCTGGCCGATTATTCGCTATAAACGTGAAGTTCTTTTCGGCTGGGTGGATCTGCTGGTGTCGTTTGGAGGAATTGCCAGCCTATTTCTCGGATTTTCATTGCTTTCCGGTGTGGAGATTATATACTACTTTACGCTGCGAGCCTGCTGCATGGTCTATAAAAATCGGGTAAGTTCACCGATTAGATTATTCAAATAACTTTCTCATTGAAATGCATCAAATTGCAGCAAGATCTTTACGAGATCGAGGAGAAAATCCGGCAGGAGCCGCCACCCAAAATAGATCTGAAACTGAGCTTAAGTTCGCACAATCCAAGGATTGGAGATACGCCCACCTCGGCGGTGCTGAAAGTGAAACCGGCGGAGGAGTCCGCAGGACCAAATCCTTTGGGGGGCTATCAAAGAAAACACGAAAAGGTTGGTCTTTAGAGTGAACTAGCAATATTCATGGCACTTTCACAACCACTCTTTTCCAGGACTACTCTATCAATACCAAGAACTATTATAAAACACCCAAAGTCTTACCTGACTATGGATATACAAGTAAAGCGAAAAATCCCTGGACAACTTACGATCACTCGCAATACATGCCCTGAAGCTTAAGCCGtgcaaaagtaattaaaacaaattaaaatacaactGCGAAgcagcaaaatatttattaatgctTTAGTTGCAATATATAATGGTTTGCCAATTGCCAGTCCTTTAAACGAGCAACTAAAATTAGGAGACAAATCAATaaccaaaaacataaaaaagaaatttattaaacatataGAAGtgctctctttttttttcaacttggccttttgatatatttctttaatggtatcaaataaaatttgcataatgtaATACAATTAGTTTAAGCACAGCTGTACCCAAAATAATTTACCAACAAATACCTAACTATCAATGAATATTACTGTGCACCAGCTGTTGCGAGAGCGAATACTCTTATCATGTAGTTAACTagtttaactttttttttgcaataaaGACATATTGTATCACGCAGATATGCACCAGCAATAAAGAAATATCCGCTAGTAAAATACGTTCGACTGCCGCTGGAATGTTTCGATGGGTTTTGCTCCCAATTAAACTTCAGTTCTGTGTTGCATACTTAGCGGCGCGGCGCGGCGGGTTCACTGCACCATGGTGGTTGACACAGCGGTGGCGTGGGGGCGGGGTGGCAGTTGCTGGGTGGGCGGTGGCAAGCTAACCGCCGACCCGTCCGCAAAACTCCCATCTTTAGATCCGACTGCATCTGTGGCTCCCAGCCCGAAACTCAAACCCCACTACCAAATCCCCGGCATTCAGCCGCAGCTCAGCAAAGGCGAAAGCATTTTTCAGTTAACATCGTTGCTGGCTCATTGTTAATTCCCCCCAGTGCTGCCCACTATTAGCCCTTAAAATGGCTATGAATGTGTTCCAATTGCTTCGGAGATAGTAAACCCATTTTAGTTAAAGGATTGCATAGATAGATAGGCACAGAATCGGTAAAATGTGGACTACTTTATAAATCGGTTTGTTCTTAAGAACTAAcaataaaagttatttaaacattttaaaaaataaatgtataatttgtTCCTTTAATGCTTGAATAGCAACAAATTGCGTTAAATGTGCATTAAATAGCTACACTTACAGCACTGACGTGcggcagaaagagagagcgaggGAGTGTGCGAGGAGGAAGGCAATGCCGCCTCCCAAAACGGCCAACAGGTGGAGCGCGGTGGTGGTCGTAGTTGTAATTGCAGTTGTAAGCCGCGTAGTACGCAGCGAAGTCtacttttccgtttttccggGAGTTGGATGTGTGTTTTTCCAGTCTCGCATTCAATTTGCGGAATTCCCGCCAACCCCCCTCaccatttgcatatttctgtGAATGAAACCGCCGCATAGTTTGTACTTTTTCCCTTACTGGCAAAAAAGAGGCGTTTCCATGGCCAGGATTAAGATGCAACGATCGCTTTATGACCCCGCCACCAAGGATTAAAAGCCAGCGCTAAATTTAAGGggaacaaacaaataaaaatagtgaacaatcaaggaaaataaaaaagaagtaGGCACAACtaagccaaagaaaataaaaaaaacactcACTGCCTGTTAACGGACTTGTTGACAATAAACACACGCCCACAAATAACTAATCTCACATGCATGGatacacacaacaaaaaagtaGTATACTTCCTAATCAATGATTTactttacatttaaatacaacttttttaatgcaaatgttGTGAAAAAGCATAAACTTATTTTATAAGCAagctttttttaaacaattaagattaatatatttggttttataaTGTTTATGCCAGTGCAATCgcatgcataaataaatttagcaaacttaattaaaataagGGAGTTGAAAGCGCTGTTTGCACactccaaaataaaaaaagaaaaacaacttTTCAAATCTTTTGCTCCCCCCGCCTCCCACTCACCCCCTCTCCGAAAATGGCGCAAAAAGAGGagaaaacaagcaaacaaacaaacaaaccaacactCACAAACTCTCTTCCGCATTCCGTTTGAGAGCTCTTGTGCACTTGATTTTCGATTTGCATTTCTAAAATGGCCCATAAAAGTGCTAAAACTAATGAAAGAGCTTTGATTCAGTTGATGGCCATTGCCAGgtgcttaaaaaaaaaagagtaattaaacaattaagaGAAAGGTGTGGACAGTTTTATCAACGGTGATTCACTTCAGTTTCTGCCAGAAAACCTATTAAGCCTTGGCACTAAAAGTTCAGCTGTAGATACACAtgacgtatacgtaatataaATTACTACTTTTGGAAGctaatttaaacatatatgtaaatgcaGATCGCGAACATTAAACAGAAGTTTCTTGTTAAGTTTTTTATGTGAATGCTAGATATTTGCTTACCATTATAGTTTGTAGACTGTTTTTATACCTACAAGGATATTCTATAACACCAGCGGGTTAATAACAACCATTAGTACGCCTCGCTGCATCTgctcaaaaattaaataaaacactaAGCTAGCAGGGGGAAgtataataaattcaaataaactCACGAGGACAATGGCAATGGTTGAAATGTGGCTCGCGGATACGCAATGTGCCACAGGCACCGGAACCGGAAGCTCTGTACAGTGTgtaccagcaccagcagcagcttgaaaaaatatgaagtaAAAGAAAATGCCAAACACCCCGCGAAACATGGCGGCAAACAAATGAGCAGacggcggtgggcgtggcgcggCGTGGCGCCTCCTGACAGGCAGCTTAATTAAGATGGCCAGGATAATGCAGAAATTAAGACACAAAATGCCACGAGAAGGACGAGCCAAGTTCCGCCAGACGCCGAAGTTTTCCCAGCCAGACGAGGACATATCAGATGAGATTTTCTCCGATTTTTACGAGCCACTTCGATTGGAAAATGCCAGAAGCACGAATCATTTGATAAATTTTTTGAACTTTGTCCTGCAGGCGCATTGCACACAAAAATGTCACCCATAAAGTTTATGGTTTTCCAAGGgaaatacaagaaatattttattaaaaataggaaaagGCTGAGGTAAACTTAAATGATTCAAAAAGTAAGTGTATCTCACTTGGTGTATTTTGTACATTCAATATagttttaattcaattttcttttcatttcttgattttcataaatttttcTCATCATTTCAGTAGTTCCATttgttattgatttattttcggaTCGGTTTAAGCCACTTTTGCATCTCTGGTTACGCCGACAGCCTGGCAAGTGCTTCTGTTTCCGCTGGGTCTTTGATTGCATTCGACTTTTGGCTGCAGTTCAGCCGCCTCCTTCCTCTTTTCTCTTATATCCCGTTACCACCCCACTGTTCCACCCACTCGACGACAACAATATTGTCTTTTTGCTTGAAATCAAAATGCTGGAAAGTTTTAGCCCGACAACGTAAACATAAAGTAAACGcagtgccaaaaacaaaagtcaagtcCACTCCGAGTGTCCAACAGCATTCGCTGTGTgagtgagtatctgtgtgtccAAAGTATCTGTGAGTCCAGAGTatctccatgtgtgtgtgtgtgttcgttgGCTTGTTGATGCGTGTGCATGTGATCTGCTGGCTGCGATTAGAAAATGATTTACACCTCtggccgcaaaaaaaaaaaaacgaagagaaTTCAGGATAAAAGATGGGCCTTACAACGTCTGCGAAACTGGTTGGAAGAAGAAGCTGAtgttcttctccttcttctaCTCTCCTTCCCCTTCATCTTCTCGTTCTTGGCCAGCTCTGCTTCTTCCCAGTATGCaattacacattttattattattaacgtTAATGTCGCCCCTGGGAGGGCACTAACGCCCGGCTCCACATAAAAGGCGCTTATTAATAAGAAATGGCAATAAACTACAAGACACAACAGAACGTACAGCAATACGTCGCTACACTAGACGAATTTTTAATAtcaatttatgaatatttagcTACACTGGACAACACAAAAAGTGTAATTTTGCTAAGAATATGTACACTGAAActaaaaaattacttttcggAGAACCGTGTTAATTATTCTAATATGTTAttaatttctattaattcatttatttatttgtgtgtagTTTTGTAATGTTTTTCAGATGTTCAAGGCCGTACTTTTTTAAAGTGCATTCCGGTACGCTGGCGCTTAAAGGAGCAACAGCTGGCGTGTGAGTAAGAGGGCAGAGGGTGGGAGAGGGacaccgaaaccgaaacagaagAGAGTGTGAGAAAGGGAAAGAGAGATCCCAGCCGGCGAATGcgcggcaaaaacaaaaggcaacgGGAGAAGCTCGGCGAAACAGCTGGCGAAGAAAGTCGCTCTCTTTGGCTTATCTCTTTTGAACCCCCTTCTGCCATTGCTTTCCTTAACCCTTGCGTATCCTTGTTGAGAGTAAATCAAGCGCTCcacatattttattaagttgGAAACCAGTAATAAAGTAGTAAGCTCGTTGCCAGCTGCagctcacacacgcacacacacctacactcacacacacacttacaacGGTGCACTCTCCTGCGGCGCTggggttgctgttgttgcactGCCTGCTGCACGCGCGAAAATGCTAAATTGCCAGGAGCGGATTCAGCTGGTTGGGTGCAGTATTCCGTGGGGTATTTACAAGACATAAACAGacgaatatatttt contains:
- the LOC122624535 gene encoding sodium channel protein Nach, whose amino-acid sequence is MPQEKRHPPESRTQRFLQTLVIFRRSLIYQTKEFFQNSTLHGVRYIAESGRPVGEKFMWFCFTSIGAVTALVIIMSLWEKFQTNPTITGLDTDFHNQNVVFPTTVVCPETAFDHDKTYEKVYNTLANYDEAQAQMYTPFLRILTSLSFESIRDAKVLSQSIPQNLLDAHTIREWAFEGHIDCKNVFVSCKYRDEDIPCCDHFEPIYTEHGFCYAFNSRFKSTPTEDVKTGAPHDLYETDKKWALFFIPNSTSSIYIFSNEEYFGSDFNAQIDWSEPQLVEVRISKKNTYTTDDARQLSIGQRKCIFSDEVKLNYFPDAYTFSSCMKQCRMNKAIKLCKCNPPFYKPIPNVPMCSMKDFDCLDEFKSNITNIKDCLQCELSCSKTVFNIDKLIKMSDRPESLGVLVEFLTWPIIRYKREVLFGWVDLLVSFGGIASLFLGFSLLSGVEIIYYFTLRACCMVYKNRQDLYEIEEKIRQEPPPKIDLKLSLSSHNPRIGDTPTSAVLKVKPAEESAGPNPLGGYQRKHEKDYSINTKNYYKTPKVLPDYGYTSKAKNPWTTYDHSQYMP